One region of Olleya sp. Hel_I_94 genomic DNA includes:
- a CDS encoding riboflavin synthase, protein MFTGIIETLGTVKQLTTVKDNLDITIESTITNQLKIDQSVAHNGVCLTVVEINDDQYKVTAIKETLDKTNIGDLQINDIVNIERAMKLGDRLDGHIVQGHVDQTALCIEAKETNGSWLYTFKYDPELNNITIEKGSITVNGVSLTVVNSQKNSFSVAIIPYTYEHTNFKQFKIGTKINLEFDVIGKYVKRLNELNV, encoded by the coding sequence ATGTTTACCGGAATAATTGAAACACTAGGTACTGTTAAGCAATTAACAACAGTTAAGGACAATTTAGATATTACTATTGAAAGCACCATTACCAATCAGTTAAAAATAGATCAAAGTGTTGCACACAATGGTGTCTGTTTAACTGTAGTTGAAATAAATGATGACCAATATAAAGTTACTGCAATTAAAGAAACTTTAGACAAAACCAATATTGGAGATTTACAAATAAATGATATTGTAAATATTGAACGTGCTATGAAACTTGGAGACAGATTGGATGGTCACATTGTACAAGGTCATGTAGACCAAACAGCACTATGTATAGAAGCCAAAGAAACTAACGGAAGCTGGCTGTATACTTTTAAATACGATCCAGAGCTAAACAATATTACAATAGAAAAAGGATCTATTACAGTAAATGGCGTAAGTCTAACTGTTGTAAACTCTCAAAAAAATAGTTTTAGCGTAGCCATAATACCTTACACGTATGAGCATACAAATTTTAAACAATTTAAAATTGGCACTAAAATAAACTTAGAATTTGACGTTATTGGAAAGTATGTAAAGCGTCTAAACGAATTAAATGTTTGA
- the pdxA gene encoding 4-hydroxythreonine-4-phosphate dehydrogenase PdxA yields the protein MKKEENIRLGISIGDLNGIGAEVVLRIFEDNRMLDFCTPIIFASIKTMSFVKNHLKLDINLNGIHNINQALPGRVNVLNCWKENVNINFGQEDLKIGEYAIKSLVQATKALKDDLIDVLVTAPINKHNIQSDTFKFPGHTDYLNQELEGNSLMFMVTQGLRVGLLTDHVPVKDIANHITPKLIEEKIATVYKSLVQDFKISKPKIAVLGINPHTGDNGVIGSEDDTVLRPTLQKIKATGKLVFGPYAADSFFGSDNYKNFDAIIASYHDQGLIPFKTLSFGQGVNYTAGLNRVRTSPDHGTAYEIAGKGTADISSFKEAIFTGIQIFNNRKEYEELTKNPLGFSKRKI from the coding sequence ATGAAGAAAGAAGAAAATATTAGACTAGGAATATCAATAGGAGACCTAAATGGTATTGGAGCCGAAGTGGTTTTAAGAATATTTGAAGATAATAGGATGTTAGATTTTTGTACGCCAATTATTTTTGCTTCGATCAAAACCATGAGTTTTGTAAAAAATCACCTAAAATTGGATATTAATTTAAATGGTATCCATAATATAAATCAAGCATTACCTGGACGTGTCAATGTTTTAAACTGCTGGAAAGAAAACGTAAACATAAATTTTGGTCAAGAGGATCTTAAAATAGGTGAATACGCAATTAAATCTCTAGTTCAAGCAACAAAAGCGCTAAAGGATGATTTAATAGATGTATTAGTTACAGCTCCAATTAACAAGCATAATATACAATCGGACACTTTTAAGTTTCCTGGTCATACAGACTATCTTAACCAAGAGCTAGAAGGTAATAGTTTAATGTTTATGGTAACTCAAGGATTAAGGGTTGGGTTATTAACAGATCACGTACCAGTAAAAGATATTGCTAATCACATTACCCCTAAACTTATCGAAGAAAAGATTGCGACAGTATATAAATCATTAGTTCAGGACTTTAAAATTAGTAAACCAAAAATTGCTGTTTTAGGCATTAATCCACATACAGGTGATAATGGCGTAATTGGAAGTGAAGACGATACCGTTTTAAGACCAACATTACAAAAAATTAAAGCGACAGGTAAGCTAGTTTTTGGTCCATATGCAGCTGATAGTTTTTTTGGATCAGACAATTACAAAAATTTTGACGCTATAATTGCATCATATCATGATCAAGGATTAATACCATTTAAAACGTTATCTTTTGGTCAAGGTGTAAATTATACCGCAGGATTAAATCGTGTAAGAACATCTCCAGATCATGGAACAGCCTATGAAATAGCAGGAAAAGGAACCGCAGATATCAGTTCTTTTAAAGAAGCTATTTTTACAGGAATACAGATTTTTAACAACAGAAAAGAATACGAAGAGCTTACCAAAAACCCATTAGGATTTTCAAAAAGAAAGATATAA
- a CDS encoding YceD family protein produces MKQLKEFTIPFVGLKIGKHHFDYSIDQTFFNHFEYEDFNSCNIKVDLILEKKSTLLELHFDISGTVNVNCDVTNEPFDLPITTEFDLVVKFGDEYNDEHIDILIIPHGEYELNVQQYIYESVVLALPSKRIHPGVEDGTLDSEILDKLDELSPKLKDKKEDKEETDPRWNTLKKLLTDK; encoded by the coding sequence ATGAAGCAATTAAAAGAATTTACAATACCATTTGTAGGTTTAAAAATAGGAAAACATCATTTTGATTATAGTATAGATCAAACGTTCTTTAATCATTTTGAATATGAAGACTTTAACTCTTGTAATATTAAAGTAGATTTAATTTTAGAAAAAAAATCAACATTATTAGAGTTACATTTTGATATTTCAGGAACAGTAAACGTCAATTGTGATGTTACAAACGAACCATTTGACCTGCCAATAACAACAGAATTTGATTTGGTAGTAAAATTTGGAGACGAGTATAATGATGAGCATATAGACATATTAATCATTCCACATGGAGAATATGAATTAAATGTACAACAATATATATATGAGTCAGTTGTTTTAGCATTACCAAGTAAACGTATACATCCAGGTGTGGAAGACGGAACATTAGATTCTGAAATACTTGACAAATTAGATGAACTTAGCCCAAAGCTAAAAGATAAAAAAGAAGACAAAGAGGAAACAGACCCTCGTTGGAATACATTAAAAAAACTATTAACGGATAAATAA
- the rpmF gene encoding 50S ribosomal protein L32, with protein MAHPKRKISKTRRDKRRTHYKAVAPQIATCPTTGEAHLYHRAHWSEGKLYYRGQVLIDNSVEENVA; from the coding sequence ATGGCACATCCTAAGAGAAAAATCTCGAAAACAAGAAGAGATAAGAGAAGAACACATTATAAAGCAGTTGCGCCACAAATTGCAACTTGCCCAACAACAGGTGAAGCTCATTTATACCACAGAGCGCACTGGAGTGAAGGTAAACTTTACTACAGAGGTCAAGTTTTAATTGACAACTCAGTTGAAGAAAACGTAGCATAA
- a CDS encoding beta-ketoacyl-ACP synthase III, translated as MSKISAAITAVGAYVPDYVLSNKVLETLVDTNDEWITSRTGIKERRILKLEGEGTSYLAINAAKDLLKKRNLDPKEIDLVIVATATPDLPVAATAVYTATQIGATNAFAYDLQAACSSFLYGLSTATSYIESGRYKKILLIGADKMSSIIDYTDRATCIIFGDGAGAVLLEPNTEGLGFQDEYLRSDGSGREFLKIEAGGSILPPSQETIDNKQHFVHQDGRTVFKFAVSNMADVCEKIMERNNLSHDDVSWLVPHQANMRIIDATANRMSLQDDKVLKNIHRYGNTTSATLPLLLNDFESKLKKGDNLIFAAFGGGFTWGSIYLKWAYNS; from the coding sequence ATGAGCAAAATCTCTGCTGCAATTACTGCTGTTGGTGCCTATGTACCAGACTATGTTTTGTCTAACAAGGTACTAGAAACTCTTGTAGACACAAATGATGAATGGATAACATCAAGAACAGGAATAAAAGAGCGTAGAATACTTAAACTAGAAGGCGAAGGGACATCTTACCTAGCCATTAATGCAGCTAAAGACCTGCTTAAAAAACGCAATCTAGACCCTAAAGAAATAGACTTAGTTATTGTCGCAACTGCAACACCAGATTTACCTGTGGCTGCAACAGCGGTTTATACAGCAACCCAAATTGGTGCAACCAATGCATTTGCTTATGATCTGCAAGCAGCGTGTTCTAGCTTTCTTTACGGTTTGTCCACAGCAACTAGCTATATAGAGTCTGGACGTTATAAAAAAATATTACTTATTGGAGCAGATAAAATGTCGTCTATAATAGATTACACAGATCGCGCTACATGCATTATTTTTGGAGATGGTGCAGGAGCTGTTTTATTAGAGCCAAATACAGAAGGTCTAGGTTTTCAGGATGAATACCTTAGAAGTGATGGTTCTGGTAGAGAATTTTTAAAAATTGAAGCAGGTGGATCAATATTACCACCTTCACAGGAAACCATAGACAATAAACAACACTTTGTACACCAAGATGGACGTACAGTATTTAAGTTTGCTGTTTCTAATATGGCTGATGTTTGCGAAAAAATAATGGAACGCAACAACCTTAGTCATGATGATGTATCATGGTTGGTGCCACACCAAGCTAATATGCGTATTATTGACGCAACAGCTAACAGAATGAGCTTACAAGACGATAAAGTCTTAAAAAACATACACAGATATGGTAATACAACCTCTGCAACATTACCATTATTATTAAACGATTTTGAATCCAAGCTTAAAAAAGGAGATAACTTAATATTTGCTGCTTTTGGAGGTGGATTTACTTGGGGTTCTATTTATTTAAAATGGGCTTACAACTCTTAA
- the accB gene encoding acetyl-CoA carboxylase biotin carboxyl carrier protein codes for MDLKDIQNLIKFVAKSGASEVKLETDDVKITIKTGSETETTYVQQIPMQAQMPMQQAMQQAPAAPASTEAAAPAADENSKYITVKSPIIGTFYRKPSPDKPLFVEVGQTIAEGDVLCIIEAMKLFNEIESEVSGKIVKILVDDSSPVEFDQPLFLVDPS; via the coding sequence ATGGATTTAAAAGACATTCAAAACTTAATTAAATTTGTTGCTAAATCAGGAGCAAGTGAAGTTAAATTAGAAACTGACGATGTAAAAATCACGATAAAAACGGGATCAGAAACAGAGACAACTTACGTTCAACAAATTCCTATGCAGGCTCAAATGCCAATGCAGCAAGCAATGCAACAAGCACCAGCAGCACCAGCCTCTACAGAGGCAGCAGCACCTGCAGCTGATGAAAATTCAAAATATATCACTGTTAAATCTCCTATTATAGGGACTTTTTACAGAAAACCATCTCCTGACAAACCATTATTTGTAGAGGTAGGACAAACAATTGCAGAAGGTGATGTACTTTGTATTATCGAAGCAATGAAATTATTTAACGAAATAGAATCTGAAGTATCAGGTAAAATCGTTAAAATATTAGTGGACGATTCTTCTCCTGTAGAGTTTGATCAACCATTATTTTTAGTAGACCCATCTTAA